From the genome of Colwellia psychrerythraea 34H, one region includes:
- a CDS encoding TorF family putative porin, translating into MNKIIIAAVTTGLLTLSASALADVSATVNLASDYTFNGVSQTGNDPALQGSLDYAADSGFYAGTWASNVDFGSGEDTNIEWDAYVGQYFQLNDKFGLDTGIAYYTYHGDSASDTYNYPEAYAKLGYSSSMGDSELNFWYSWDYFGLDVSHYIAMVAHTVEVAPGHNIKVSFDRSTSADEAIWAWDGTDAYNHYRVEYMTNWKGFDFDLAFENTNMDIDTADARVVFSISRTFSL; encoded by the coding sequence ATGAATAAAATTATAATTGCAGCGGTAACAACTGGTCTACTAACTCTTTCTGCCTCTGCTTTAGCAGATGTATCTGCAACGGTTAACCTAGCTTCAGATTACACTTTTAATGGTGTTAGCCAAACAGGTAATGATCCAGCGCTACAAGGCAGCTTGGATTATGCTGCTGATAGCGGATTTTATGCAGGTACTTGGGCGTCAAACGTTGATTTTGGTTCTGGTGAAGACACCAATATCGAATGGGATGCTTATGTTGGACAATACTTTCAGCTTAATGACAAATTTGGGCTAGATACCGGTATTGCGTATTACACCTATCATGGTGACTCTGCGTCTGATACTTACAATTACCCAGAAGCTTATGCAAAATTAGGTTACAGCTCATCTATGGGAGATAGTGAATTAAACTTCTGGTACAGCTGGGATTATTTTGGTTTAGATGTAAGTCATTACATCGCTATGGTTGCTCACACAGTAGAAGTGGCACCTGGACATAACATTAAAGTGAGTTTTGACCGCTCAACATCTGCTGATGAAGCTATTTGGGCTTGGGATGGCACAGATGCTTACAATCATTACCGTGTTGAATACATGACAAATTGGAAAGGATTTGATTTTGACCTAGCCTTTGAAAACACCAATATGGATATTGATACGGCTGATGCTCGTGTAGTGTTTTCAATTTCTCGCACATTTAGTTTATAA
- the betA gene encoding choline dehydrogenase, which translates to MKSEKFDYIIVGAGSAGCVLANRLSEDSNNRVLLLETGGSDKSIFIQMPTALSIPMNTKKYAWQFETQPEPFLDERRMHCPRGKVLGGSSSINGMVYVRGHARDFDEWQQSGAQNWDYAHCLPYFKKAETWAFDGNEYRGKSGPLGVNNGNEMKNPLYQAFVDAGVEAGYFATDDYNAAAQEGFGPMHMTVKNGVRCSTANAYLRPAMARSNLTVITHALVHKVLLDGKKTVGVRYERKGQVFDVSVEKEVILSAGPVGSPHLLQLSGIGAKKDLEDAGIEVQHDLPGVGQNLQDHLEFYFQFKCKKPISLNGQLGLWNKFLIGSRWFFTKKGLGATNHFESCGFIRSKANVEWPDLQYHFLPAAMRYDGKEAFAGHGFQVHIGHNKPKSRGSIKAISNDPKAHPQIRFNYLEHEEDREGFRACVRLTREIINQSALDEYRGEEIQPGINVQSDEEIDAFVRQFVESAYHPSCSCKMGTDELAVVDSETRVHGIEGLRVVDSSIFPTIPNGNLNAPTIMVAERAADLIRGREILAPSQAAVKIAPNWQQQQRANEPKRKI; encoded by the coding sequence ATGAAAAGCGAAAAATTTGATTACATTATTGTTGGTGCAGGCTCTGCAGGCTGTGTACTGGCTAACCGTTTAAGTGAAGACAGTAATAATCGCGTATTGTTACTTGAAACCGGTGGTAGTGATAAAAGTATTTTTATTCAGATGCCAACCGCACTGTCAATTCCGATGAATACCAAAAAATACGCTTGGCAGTTTGAAACCCAACCTGAGCCATTTCTTGATGAACGTCGTATGCATTGCCCACGAGGCAAAGTATTAGGTGGCTCATCATCAATTAACGGCATGGTTTATGTTCGCGGACATGCTAGAGATTTTGATGAATGGCAGCAAAGTGGTGCCCAAAACTGGGATTATGCTCATTGTTTACCATATTTTAAAAAAGCTGAAACTTGGGCATTTGATGGTAACGAATACCGTGGTAAAAGCGGACCATTAGGGGTTAATAACGGTAATGAAATGAAAAACCCGCTGTATCAAGCGTTTGTTGATGCAGGTGTTGAAGCTGGTTATTTTGCAACGGATGATTATAACGCTGCAGCACAGGAAGGGTTTGGCCCAATGCACATGACAGTTAAGAACGGTGTGCGCTGTTCTACTGCAAATGCTTACCTTCGCCCAGCAATGGCGCGTAGTAATTTAACGGTAATCACTCATGCGTTAGTCCATAAAGTATTATTAGACGGTAAAAAAACTGTTGGCGTACGTTATGAACGCAAAGGGCAAGTTTTCGATGTGAGTGTTGAGAAAGAGGTGATTTTATCGGCGGGGCCTGTTGGTTCACCACACCTTTTACAACTCTCTGGTATCGGTGCTAAAAAAGACTTGGAAGATGCTGGTATTGAAGTGCAACATGATTTGCCCGGCGTAGGTCAAAACTTACAAGATCATTTAGAATTTTACTTCCAGTTCAAATGTAAAAAACCAATATCACTCAATGGCCAACTTGGCTTGTGGAACAAATTTTTAATTGGCAGCCGTTGGTTTTTCACCAAAAAAGGACTGGGCGCTACTAATCATTTTGAATCTTGTGGTTTTATTCGTTCTAAAGCTAATGTTGAATGGCCAGATTTACAATACCATTTTCTACCTGCAGCAATGCGTTACGATGGTAAAGAAGCCTTTGCAGGACATGGGTTTCAAGTTCATATAGGTCATAACAAACCGAAAAGTCGCGGTTCTATTAAAGCGATATCAAACGATCCTAAAGCACATCCACAAATACGTTTTAATTATCTTGAACACGAAGAAGACCGTGAAGGTTTCCGTGCTTGTGTGCGTTTAACTCGAGAAATTATCAACCAAAGTGCGCTTGATGAGTATCGTGGTGAAGAAATTCAGCCAGGTATCAATGTGCAAAGTGATGAAGAAATTGATGCCTTTGTTCGTCAATTTGTTGAAAGTGCTTACCATCCTTCGTGCTCATGCAAAATGGGTACAGATGAATTAGCCGTTGTAGACTCAGAAACTCGCGTACATGGTATTGAGGGATTACGCGTTGTTGACTCGTCTATTTTCCCAACCATTCCAAATGGTAATCTTAATGCACCAACGATAATGGTTGCAGAACGTGCCGCTGATCTTATTCGAGGCCGTGAAATACTAGCGCCTTCTCAGGCTGCCGTAAAGATTGCGCCTAACTGGCAGCAACAACAGCGTGCTAACGAGCCAAAAAGAAAAATATAA
- a CDS encoding choline transporter — protein sequence MTAWLSAGILFTFAAIAFVLYRWGNIRCVGVTPVKTFTFIAILFTSGLDVGLIMFPLTEFAGYADLVASPEYSFTNALSIEFGFWAFLIWGFYFLTCFYFCVIEPRVQFFQLPLIKLINNVVIIGTCAFTAYLLLTNLPWYVPELGDGESIIGSFYLIVFLVIAAAVYSSTSIRYVRLLSLATTWLFIGLIALMWGGAFLSEGSSIGEFASTIALLGGYFGNIHEFVLPLNDYHEFYLYWWFAWSIMIGQFTARFVGGLRTYQVLGAMLIFPSIPIAIWFTVLYYYSANGLETAGFYNIMMAIVGVTFVINSLDSLIRLYTDNLNLSVNRVGKVKYFLGNIIVLSLLTLLFKLDFLQIQWVGAVVIGLFFTCFGYILLTKFKVVSEIECSPKENKIDFNKIELIN from the coding sequence ATGACCGCTTGGTTATCTGCAGGGATCTTATTTACCTTTGCTGCCATTGCCTTTGTGTTATATCGCTGGGGAAATATTCGTTGTGTGGGTGTAACACCCGTTAAAACATTTACCTTTATCGCTATTTTGTTCACATCAGGTCTTGATGTTGGACTTATCATGTTCCCGTTAACGGAATTTGCAGGTTATGCTGATTTAGTAGCAAGTCCTGAGTATAGCTTCACTAACGCTTTGTCTATTGAATTTGGCTTTTGGGCGTTTCTTATCTGGGGTTTTTACTTTCTAACTTGTTTTTACTTCTGTGTTATTGAGCCGCGCGTGCAATTTTTTCAATTGCCGTTAATTAAGCTGATTAACAATGTTGTCATCATAGGAACCTGTGCTTTTACTGCGTATTTATTGCTAACTAACTTGCCGTGGTATGTACCTGAACTTGGCGATGGTGAATCAATTATTGGTAGTTTCTATCTGATTGTTTTCTTAGTTATCGCTGCAGCTGTCTATTCTAGTACCAGCATACGTTATGTACGTTTGCTAAGCCTCGCGACTACTTGGCTATTTATTGGCTTGATTGCTCTTATGTGGGGTGGTGCTTTTCTTTCAGAAGGTTCAAGTATCGGTGAATTTGCCAGTACGATTGCCTTACTTGGCGGCTACTTTGGCAATATTCACGAATTCGTTCTGCCATTAAATGATTATCATGAGTTCTACCTTTACTGGTGGTTTGCATGGAGCATTATGATTGGTCAGTTTACTGCCCGTTTTGTTGGTGGTTTACGTACTTATCAAGTGTTGGGCGCTATGTTGATATTCCCATCTATTCCAATCGCGATATGGTTCACTGTGTTGTATTACTACAGTGCTAACGGTCTTGAAACCGCTGGTTTCTACAACATTATGATGGCAATTGTCGGCGTTACTTTTGTGATCAACTCTCTCGATTCATTGATTCGTTTATATACCGATAATTTGAATTTGAGTGTCAACCGCGTGGGCAAAGTTAAATACTTTTTGGGCAATATCATTGTGCTGAGCTTACTTACGTTGTTATTCAAGTTGGATTTCTTACAAATCCAATGGGTTGGCGCCGTAGTTATTGGACTGTTCTTCACTTGTTTTGGTTATATTTTATTGACCAAATTTAAAGTGGTCAGCGAGATAGAGTGTTCACCGAAAGAAAATAAAATCGATTTTAATAAAATTGAACTAATAAATTAG
- a CDS encoding DnaJ domain-containing protein, with the protein MDHFEQLGLSRDATTIDIKKAYRKLANKYHPDKNSGSEVEEKFQLIKEAYDAILDPKKRALYLKSNYTVITDPREVADSFWRNALS; encoded by the coding sequence ATGGATCATTTTGAACAGTTAGGTTTGAGTAGAGATGCGACCACCATCGATATCAAAAAAGCCTATCGAAAACTCGCTAATAAATATCACCCAGATAAAAACAGTGGTAGTGAAGTTGAAGAAAAATTTCAATTAATTAAAGAAGCTTACGATGCTATTTTAGATCCTAAAAAGCGCGCTTTATATTTGAAAAGTAACTATACCGTAATTACTGATCCCCGAGAGGTTGCTGATTCTTTTTGGCGCAATGCGTTGAGCTAG
- a CDS encoding aspartate aminotransferase family protein — translation MSKKNKPNSNAMFTRAIDNMPLGVADSYRYWGEENTVFLSSMKGCTITDCDEQTFVDFRLAYGPIILGYRDERIDNEVISAITTVGTISGFSTGLDSDVVELVKSLCPNIDKMRFSNSGTEAVIGAVRTARGFTKRNKIVVVEGGFHGLHDEVMWKSDVDNWDVNTQQVPDIVPFGGGIPQSTREHQVSVPLNDFDAIDAVFTQYGDDIAAILIEPIMGNCGSIASTQAYMQKLRDVCDNNGSLLIMDEVKTGFRVAKGGAQALYGIFADLTTYAKAMGNGYPVAAFGGRAEVMDTISFAKDGVTHGGTYTANMVALSAAKATLTVLKETDALETIANVGQKIQALLSRVFTKFGVEHCFAGPDAMFGVHFGSKVPQNYRDWKQTNSDLYTQFALNLIENGVMLEPDSREPWFICEAHQTVDLNWLEQVAEQSMAAAINE, via the coding sequence ATGAGCAAGAAAAACAAACCTAATAGCAACGCTATGTTTACAAGAGCCATTGATAATATGCCGTTAGGCGTGGCTGATAGCTACCGTTATTGGGGGGAAGAAAATACCGTATTTTTAAGTAGTATGAAAGGTTGCACGATTACTGACTGTGACGAGCAAACCTTCGTTGATTTTCGCTTAGCTTATGGTCCAATTATTCTAGGTTATCGTGATGAACGAATTGATAACGAAGTTATTAGCGCCATTACTACGGTAGGTACAATTTCTGGTTTTTCGACTGGTCTTGATTCTGATGTGGTTGAATTAGTGAAATCACTTTGTCCTAATATCGATAAAATGCGTTTTTCCAACTCAGGAACAGAGGCCGTTATTGGGGCAGTCCGTACCGCACGTGGTTTTACAAAACGAAATAAAATTGTTGTCGTTGAAGGCGGTTTTCATGGTTTGCACGATGAAGTTATGTGGAAGTCAGATGTTGATAATTGGGATGTGAATACGCAACAAGTGCCTGATATCGTACCTTTTGGTGGAGGAATTCCACAAAGTACTCGTGAACATCAAGTAAGCGTACCATTGAATGATTTTGATGCGATAGATGCTGTATTTACGCAATATGGCGATGACATTGCTGCAATATTAATTGAACCTATCATGGGCAACTGTGGCTCTATTGCTTCAACACAAGCCTATATGCAAAAATTACGTGACGTTTGTGATAACAACGGTTCATTGTTGATCATGGATGAAGTGAAAACTGGTTTTCGTGTTGCCAAAGGCGGCGCCCAAGCACTATATGGTATTTTCGCCGATTTAACCACCTATGCTAAAGCCATGGGTAACGGTTACCCTGTTGCTGCTTTTGGTGGGCGAGCTGAAGTGATGGATACCATTTCTTTTGCTAAAGATGGCGTGACACACGGCGGTACTTATACAGCAAACATGGTTGCCTTAAGTGCAGCCAAAGCCACGTTAACCGTACTTAAAGAAACGGATGCCCTTGAAACTATCGCGAATGTAGGTCAAAAAATTCAAGCATTACTTTCACGGGTGTTTACTAAGTTTGGCGTTGAGCATTGTTTTGCCGGCCCTGATGCCATGTTTGGTGTACATTTTGGTAGTAAAGTACCGCAAAATTATCGCGATTGGAAACAAACCAATAGTGATCTTTACACTCAATTTGCCCTTAATTTGATCGAAAATGGCGTTATGTTAGAGCCAGACTCACGTGAACCTTGGTTTATTTGTGAGGCTCACCAAACAGTTGATCTTAACTGGTTAGAGCAAGTTGCCGAGCAATCAATGGCAGCGGCAATAAACGAATAA
- a CDS encoding MarR family winged helix-turn-helix transcriptional regulator — MEKYDQLLISLRQVIRAIGIHSKQLNKKSGLTGPQLMVMTKIAQLDAPMAKQVANEINLSPATVTSIIDRLEAKELVMRKRSQLDKRKVELYLSLAGETLLQGAPKPLQEHFIKRYQALESWEQSQLLSSVERIASMMDAEELDAAPVLVVGQIQEGQ; from the coding sequence ATGGAAAAATACGATCAGCTTTTAATTTCATTACGTCAAGTTATCCGGGCGATTGGAATACACTCTAAACAACTGAATAAAAAATCAGGGTTAACCGGGCCTCAGCTCATGGTAATGACCAAGATTGCTCAGTTAGATGCACCAATGGCAAAACAAGTTGCTAACGAAATTAATTTGAGCCCAGCAACGGTCACCAGCATCATTGATCGCTTGGAAGCAAAAGAATTGGTTATGCGTAAGCGTAGTCAGTTAGATAAGCGCAAAGTCGAGCTATACCTTTCTTTGGCGGGAGAAACGCTACTGCAAGGTGCGCCAAAACCACTGCAAGAACATTTCATCAAACGTTATCAAGCACTAGAATCTTGGGAGCAAAGTCAGCTATTATCCTCTGTTGAGCGAATTGCTTCTATGATGGATGCAGAAGAACTTGATGCTGCACCAGTACTGGTAGTTGGACAAATCCAAGAAGGGCAGTAA
- the katG gene encoding catalase/peroxidase HPI — MFKSTLPIAAAISVALTSMVLPAKALAANEAKTNQFWWPDQLSLSPLRQHGAESNPYGEQFNYAKEFASLDLAMLKKDIQTTLTDSKSWWPADWGHYGPLMIRMAWHSAGVYRVHDGRGGASGGQQRFAPLNSWPDNVNLDKARRLLWPVKQKYGRKISWADLMVLSGNVALESMGFKTFGFAGGRTDDWEPDLVYWGPETAMLSDKRRDKKGKLKGPLAAVEMGLIYVNPEGPHGKPDPLLAANDIRMSFGRMAMNDEEIVALLAGGHTLGKAHGAKKPNGCVGAEPAAADIEAQGLGWKNKCGTGVGADTISSGLEGAWTVTPTQWSSNYLDNLMNFNWVLTKSPAGAKQWIPDNKAAANLVPDAHIPNKRHAPIMFTTDIALKEDPQFRKIVERFRADPTQFDLAFAKAWFKLTHRDMGPRARYVGAEVPSEVLMWQDPIPAINYQLITDKDIKQLKKQITNSGLTTSELVRTAWAAASSHRVTDMRGGANGARINLEPQNSWAVNNPKELGKVLAKLEGIQARFNKKSAKTKVSLADVIVLGGATAIENAAAKAGNRITVPFSPGRADASQAQTNVKSFNYLKPKADGFRNFYTDDSYSSPAEMLVDKANSLGLNVPEMTVLIGGMRALDANYDASSYGVLTNNPGVLTNDFFVNLLDMKTVWSKDKSNAGIYIGHDRASGTEKWQATPVDLIFGSSSELRAIAEVYASDDADKKFINDFTKAWVKVMQLDRFDLK, encoded by the coding sequence ATGTTTAAGAGCACACTCCCTATTGCAGCGGCGATCTCAGTCGCCCTAACTTCAATGGTATTGCCGGCAAAAGCGTTAGCTGCCAATGAAGCAAAAACCAATCAATTTTGGTGGCCAGATCAATTGAGCCTCAGTCCACTTCGTCAACATGGTGCAGAATCCAATCCTTACGGCGAACAATTTAATTATGCCAAAGAGTTTGCAAGCCTCGACTTAGCAATGCTTAAAAAAGATATTCAAACCACACTGACAGATTCAAAAAGTTGGTGGCCTGCTGATTGGGGGCATTATGGTCCGTTAATGATACGCATGGCGTGGCATAGTGCAGGTGTTTACCGTGTTCATGATGGTCGTGGTGGTGCATCTGGCGGTCAACAACGTTTCGCGCCACTTAACAGTTGGCCTGATAATGTTAATTTAGATAAAGCGCGCCGCTTATTATGGCCGGTTAAACAAAAATACGGTCGTAAGATTTCTTGGGCCGATTTAATGGTACTTTCAGGCAATGTTGCCCTTGAGTCAATGGGCTTTAAAACCTTCGGTTTTGCCGGTGGTAGAACTGATGACTGGGAACCAGATTTAGTTTATTGGGGACCAGAGACTGCGATGCTGTCCGACAAACGTCGCGACAAAAAGGGCAAATTAAAAGGCCCACTTGCCGCCGTAGAAATGGGGTTGATTTATGTTAATCCTGAAGGTCCACACGGCAAACCTGATCCATTATTAGCAGCAAACGATATCAGAATGTCATTTGGCCGTATGGCAATGAACGACGAAGAGATTGTTGCATTACTTGCCGGTGGTCATACGTTAGGTAAAGCTCATGGTGCAAAAAAACCTAACGGCTGTGTTGGTGCAGAGCCCGCAGCAGCTGACATTGAAGCACAAGGACTTGGCTGGAAGAACAAATGTGGTACTGGTGTTGGTGCTGACACAATCAGCAGTGGTTTGGAAGGTGCTTGGACAGTTACACCAACCCAGTGGTCTTCTAATTACCTAGATAATTTAATGAACTTTAATTGGGTATTAACTAAAAGTCCTGCAGGCGCAAAACAGTGGATCCCTGATAATAAAGCCGCGGCTAATTTAGTGCCTGACGCGCATATTCCAAACAAACGTCATGCGCCTATTATGTTCACCACTGATATTGCATTGAAGGAAGATCCTCAGTTTCGCAAAATTGTCGAGCGTTTTAGAGCAGATCCAACACAATTTGATCTCGCTTTTGCTAAAGCTTGGTTTAAGTTAACTCATAGAGATATGGGACCTCGTGCAAGATATGTTGGCGCGGAAGTGCCAAGTGAAGTGCTGATGTGGCAAGACCCTATACCAGCAATAAATTACCAACTAATTACCGACAAAGATATCAAACAACTTAAAAAGCAGATTACTAACTCTGGCTTAACCACCTCTGAATTAGTAAGAACAGCTTGGGCAGCGGCTTCGAGTCATCGAGTGACTGATATGCGCGGCGGAGCCAACGGTGCTCGTATCAACCTTGAACCACAAAATAGCTGGGCGGTAAATAACCCCAAAGAGTTGGGTAAAGTACTGGCTAAACTTGAGGGCATTCAAGCTAGATTTAATAAAAAATCGGCTAAAACAAAAGTATCACTCGCTGATGTCATTGTTCTAGGCGGCGCAACCGCAATAGAAAATGCGGCAGCAAAAGCGGGTAATAGAATCACAGTGCCTTTTTCACCTGGTCGTGCTGATGCTAGCCAAGCGCAAACTAACGTTAAGTCATTTAATTACTTAAAACCAAAAGCAGATGGTTTCCGTAACTTTTACACCGATGATAGCTATAGCTCACCTGCAGAAATGTTAGTGGATAAAGCGAACTCTCTTGGTTTAAACGTTCCTGAAATGACCGTACTTATTGGTGGTATGCGAGCGCTTGATGCTAACTATGATGCGTCTTCCTACGGTGTTCTCACCAACAACCCCGGTGTATTAACTAATGATTTCTTTGTTAACTTACTGGATATGAAGACGGTATGGAGTAAAGATAAGTCAAATGCCGGAATATATATAGGTCATGACCGCGCTTCAGGTACAGAAAAGTGGCAAGCAACACCTGTTGATTTAATTTTTGGCTCTAGCTCTGAATTAAGAGCCATTGCAGAAGTATATGCCTCAGACGATGCTGATAAAAAGTTCATTAATGACTTTACTAAAGCATGGGTCAAAGTCATGCAATTAGACCGTTTTGACTTGAAGTAA
- a CDS encoding hydrogen peroxide-inducible genes activator → MISLKQLHYALAIEKTLHFKKAAEACNVSQSALSTAITELEKQLGVTVFERNNKQVLITNNGQLILDKAKRVKLELDELLLIAQTNKQPFYSPMSIGVIPTIGPYLLPKVLPEVRKQFPSFKLKIIEEQSHILVEKVRTGEIDAAILALPFPIEGLMSFNFWQEDFYWVCHKDECPKKLQEITSEELEIDKLMLLKEGHCLKEHALAACSLQNKKQDSDFDSASLHTLVQMVAGKLGTTLVPQMALDQLTYNESELRAVHLNEPGPHRTIALVIRPNYVRTNELTLLKDIFSQQLTKKCGLA, encoded by the coding sequence ATGATCTCTTTAAAACAACTGCACTATGCATTGGCCATTGAAAAAACATTACACTTTAAGAAAGCGGCAGAGGCGTGCAATGTGTCTCAATCGGCATTAAGTACCGCGATAACTGAACTTGAAAAACAGTTAGGGGTTACCGTTTTTGAACGTAATAATAAACAGGTCTTAATCACCAATAATGGTCAGCTGATACTCGATAAAGCTAAAAGGGTTAAGTTGGAATTAGATGAGCTTTTACTGATAGCGCAAACCAATAAACAACCTTTTTATAGCCCTATGTCTATCGGGGTGATCCCGACAATTGGTCCATACCTTTTGCCTAAAGTCTTACCTGAGGTGAGAAAACAATTTCCGAGTTTTAAATTGAAAATTATTGAAGAACAATCACACATTTTAGTTGAAAAGGTACGAACGGGAGAAATTGATGCCGCGATACTTGCCTTACCTTTTCCTATAGAAGGTTTGATGAGTTTTAATTTTTGGCAAGAGGACTTTTATTGGGTTTGTCATAAAGATGAGTGCCCGAAAAAGTTGCAAGAAATTACCAGTGAAGAACTAGAAATTGATAAGTTGATGTTGTTAAAAGAGGGACATTGCTTAAAAGAACACGCACTAGCAGCATGTAGTTTACAAAATAAAAAACAAGATTCTGATTTTGATTCAGCGAGTCTACATACCTTAGTTCAAATGGTTGCAGGTAAGCTTGGCACCACTCTTGTACCACAAATGGCATTAGATCAATTGACCTATAATGAATCTGAACTTAGGGCTGTTCATTTAAATGAGCCAGGCCCACATCGAACGATTGCCTTAGTGATTAGGCCTAATTATGTCAGGACTAATGAATTAACCCTGCTAAAAGATATCTTTAGTCAGCAATTGACTAAAAAGTGTGGCTTGGCTTAA
- a CDS encoding cytochrome-c peroxidase translates to MIKPFLSTMLTLLCFIGLNQGYTQSSTQDIALSFFEPLPHVMQGAEQDTSALINLGKKLYFETALSINHSQSCNSCHNLNNDAAGVDHLKVSIGALGSIGERNAPTTWNAGLHVAQFWDGRAKTLAQQAKFPIFNVKEMALTSESQVIERLNSKGYLADFNSGFPQQLSPINLENIAQALAAFQRTLISKDRFDDYLAGDKDAISQSEKAGLRVFIDKGCVACHNGAVIGGQLFMKMGIVHPYPNKIDKGKAQVTGNPADNYFFKVPSLRNILNTAPYFHDGAAATIEQAIEDTGWHQLGIKLNEQEVKSIKIFFKTLNNQKRI, encoded by the coding sequence ATGATTAAACCTTTTCTTTCAACGATGCTGACATTGTTATGTTTTATTGGCCTTAATCAAGGTTACACGCAGTCCTCAACACAGGACATTGCGCTATCTTTCTTTGAACCGCTTCCCCATGTTATGCAAGGAGCTGAACAAGATACCTCAGCATTAATTAACTTAGGTAAAAAATTATACTTTGAAACCGCGCTATCAATAAACCATTCTCAATCATGTAATAGCTGCCATAATCTCAACAATGATGCAGCAGGTGTCGATCACTTGAAGGTATCTATAGGTGCCTTGGGAAGTATCGGTGAACGTAATGCTCCCACTACATGGAATGCTGGTTTACATGTCGCTCAATTTTGGGATGGGCGAGCGAAAACGTTAGCGCAACAAGCTAAGTTTCCTATTTTCAATGTAAAAGAAATGGCGTTGACCTCTGAAAGTCAGGTAATAGAACGCCTTAACAGTAAAGGTTATTTAGCTGATTTTAACAGTGGCTTTCCACAACAATTATCGCCAATAAACCTAGAAAACATTGCCCAAGCACTTGCCGCATTTCAGCGAACATTAATCTCAAAAGATCGGTTTGATGATTACTTAGCAGGCGATAAAGATGCGATCAGTCAAAGTGAAAAAGCAGGCTTACGGGTATTTATAGATAAAGGTTGTGTTGCTTGTCACAATGGCGCAGTCATTGGTGGTCAACTCTTTATGAAAATGGGTATAGTGCATCCATATCCAAATAAGATAGATAAAGGTAAAGCGCAGGTAACGGGGAATCCCGCTGACAATTATTTTTTTAAAGTACCTTCTTTGCGAAACATACTCAACACCGCCCCCTATTTTCATGACGGTGCCGCGGCAACTATAGAGCAAGCAATTGAAGATACCGGTTGGCATCAACTAGGTATTAAACTCAACGAACAAGAAGTTAAATCGATTAAAATCTTTTTTAAGACCCTTAATAATCAAAAAAGAATTTAA